In one window of Echeneis naucrates chromosome 17, fEcheNa1.1, whole genome shotgun sequence DNA:
- the agfg1b gene encoding arf-GAP domain and FG repeat-containing protein 1b: MAASAKRKQEETHLKMLREMTSLPANRKCFDCDQRGPTYVNMTAGSFVCTTCSGILRGLNPPHRVKSISMTTFTQQEIEFLQKHSNEVCKHIWLGLYDDRTSVVPDFREPQKVKEFLQEKYEKKRWYVPPDQARAVASVQASVSGSSASSTGSTPEVQPLKSLQLNKTPLRQSPGLGRSQAHNAAHEKKFDLLSDLGGDIFAAPPTQTASSSSFANFAHFSNQSAPQVNTNTNFANFEAFGNTAIPSHLSTSPPSKSFSSGGGVPIPSMSSAVPAQSQSGSCTEDRYAALAELDNELSSSASTGSNVQGNIFGPVLGSSPAQNPPVLPSMQPGFGAVPSTNPFVAAAVAPEMATNPFQTNGRAPAAASFGTGSMSMPAGFGNASSYCLPTSFSGNFQQQFPGQAPIPYSQPGAYHPQSNGPAFPVYSQNKPSMTPFGQPMAGPGMSNNPFMAGAPAGSFPSGGSSTNPFL; the protein is encoded by the exons ATGGCGGCGAGCGCGAAGCGAAAGCAGGAGGAGACCCATCTGAAGATGCTCCGGGAAATGACTAGCCTGCCCGCGAATAGGAAATGCTTCGACTGCGACCAGCGCGGCCCGACTTATGTCAACATGACAGCGGGCTCCTTCGTCTGCACTACCTGCTCCGGGATCCT ACGTGGACTGAATCCCCCACACAGAGTGAAGTCCATCTCTATgaccacattcacacagcaggaaatTGAGTTCCTacagaaacacagcaatgaG GTCTGTAAACACATCTGGTTGGGCCTCTATGACGACAGGACATCAGTTGTTCCAGATTTCCGAGAACCACAGAAAGTAAAAGAGTTCCTTCAGGAAAAATACGAAAAGAAAAGATg GTATGTTCCTCCAGATCAGGCAAGGGCGGTTGCAAGTGTACAAGCCTCTGTTTCTGGCTCCTCAGCCAGCAGCACTGGCAGCACCCCAGAGGTGCAACCCCTCAAATCCCTGCAGCTCAACAAGACCCCTCTGCGGCAG TCTCCTGGGCTAGGTCGTTCACAGGCCCATAACGCTGCTCACGAGAAAAAGTTTGACTTGCTTTCAGACCTGGGAGGTGACATCTTTGCTGCTCCCCCAACTCAAACTGCCAGCTCTTCCAGCTTTGCCAACTTTGCACATTTTTCAAACCAATCAG CACCTCAGGttaatacaaacacaaactttgccAACTTTGAGGCATTTGGAAACACTGCAATTCCATCCCACCTGAGCACCTCACCCCCCTCAAAGTCCTTTTCATCAG GAGGAGGTGTGCCAATTCCGTCAATGTCTAGTGCTGTCCCTGCCCAGTCCCAGTCAGGGAGCTGCACAGAGGATCGCTATGCTGCTCTGGCTGAGTTAGACAACGAGCTCAGCTCCTCTGCTTCCACAGGCAGCAATGTCCAAGG GAACATATTTGGACCAGTGCTTGGTTCATCACCCGCCCAAAATCCACCTGTGTTACCCAGCATGCAGCCTGGTTTTGGAG CTGTCCCATCCACAAATCCCTTCgttgctgcagctgttgctCCGGAAATGGCAACCAACCCTTTCCAGACCAATGGCAGAGCTccagctgcag CCTCATTTGGTACTGGCTCTATGAGCATGCCTGCCGGCTTTGGGAATGCATCTTCCTACTGCCTCCCGACCAGTTTCAGTGGAAACTTCCAGCAGCAATTCCCTGGCCAGGCCCCCATCCCTTATTCACAGCCTGGGGCCTACCACCCTCAGTCTAATG GCCCTGCTTTCCCTGTCTACAGTCAGAACAAGCCCTCCATGACGCCCTTTGGGCAGCCTATGGCTGGTCCTGGCATGTCCAATAACCCATTTATG gCAGGAGCCCCAGCTGGGTCATTCCCTTCAGGTGGTTCATCCACCAACCCTTTTCTGTAG
- the LOC115057796 gene encoding mitochondrial fission factor homolog A-like: MSGPTFTSPAAEAAEMNRIHYDLEYTEGISQRMRIPETLKVASENQTGSLRFQQPLLPHTALMQVPERIVVAGDDGDPQFARPRDLDLIQSIPPVDLLNMKPPPRVLTLTEQPLDSLETDQTTGARSKPSHAPHSHTRSRRERSVSDHMSGRHSSHISRGDISVTPSPSAPPVRLCPPLCSPEDASINLFTAAGFLSYVQSTTRRAYQQVLEVLDNTHRRTHLDLALDINPDESGLVDASALRRQIVKLNRRLQLLEEENKERCKREVILYSATVAFWLINTWIWFRR; encoded by the exons ATGAGTGGGCCAACCTTTACGTCCCCCGCTGCGGAGGCAGCTGAGATGAACCGCATCCATTATGATTTGGAGTACACAGAAGGCATCAGCCAGCGAATGCGTATCCCTGAGACACTCAAGGTGGCCTCAGAAAACCAAACGGGGTCCCTGCGTTTTCAGCAGCCCCTGCTCCCCCACACGGCTCTGATGCAGGTTCCTGAGAGGATTGTTGTTGCAG GGGATGATGGGGACCCTCAATTTGCTCGTCCAAGAGACTTGGACCTGATTCAGTCCATCCCTCCTGTAGACCTCTTGAACATGAAACCCCCGCCACGAGTCCTAACCCTAACTGAGCAGCCACTGGACTCACTTGAGACTGACCAAACTACTGGAGCACGGAGCAAGCCCAGCCATGCA CCCCACTCACATACTCGATCCCGGAGAGAACGCAGTGTGAGTGATCACATGTCTGGTCGCCACAGCAGTCACATCAGCAGAGGTGATATAAG TGTAACCCCTTCCCCTTCTGCTCCCCCAGTCCGTTTGTGCCCCCCACTCTGTTCCCCAGAGGATGCCAGCATCAACTTGTTTACAGCTGCAGGGTTTCTGTCTTACGTTCAGTCAACCACACGGCGGGCATACCAGCAGGTTCTTGAGGTCCTGGACAACACCCACCGCAG GACACACCTGGACTTAGCCCTTGATATAAACCCTGATGAATCTGGCTTAGTGGACGCCTCTGCACTACGACGACAG ATTGTGAAGCTGAACCGGCGTCtacagctgctggaggaggaaaacaaagagcgCTGCAAGCGAGAGGTGATCCTGTATTCGGCCACTGTGGCGTTCTGGCTTATTAACACCTGGATCTGGTTCCGTCGCTGA
- the fbxo36b gene encoding LOW QUALITY PROTEIN: F-box only protein 36b (The sequence of the model RefSeq protein was modified relative to this genomic sequence to represent the inferred CDS: inserted 1 base in 1 codon) gives MASLLTEPLFEISGRGPPPNKNFYHFSVTKSNVIWRWWKISLRAVDRYTKPGELKESHQDFLEDTWLQSEVSMVFGHRILMYTKALCQGHYDYLEHLSDSLLLRIIYYLELEDVGQLGRTSRKFNQLCGSEEFWEQAVRRCCNTVSAEIASLALEIGWRSIFFTNKIQXAEADQPQEA, from the exons ATGGCGTCTCTTTTAACAGAGCCGCTCTTTGAGATCTCCGGACGGGGTCCTCCACCCAACAAGAACTTTTACCATTTCTCTGTCACCAAGTCCAAT GTGATATGGAGATGGTGGAAGATATCTCTGAGAGCTGTGGACAGGTACACCAAGCCAGGGGAGCTGAAGGAGTCTCACCAGGACTTCTTGGAGGACACCTGGCTGCAGA GTGAGGTCAGTATGGTTTTTGGCCATCGAATTTTGATGTACACCAAGGCTTTGTGCCAAGGCCATTATGATTATCTGGAGCACCTCTCAGACTCCTTACTACTGCGGATAATATATTATCTAGAACTAGAGGATGTGGGCCAGCTGGGACGAACCTCGCGTAAGTTTAATCAG CTGTGTGGGTCAGAGGAGTTTTGGGAGCAGGCAGTGCGGCGGTGCTGCAACACAGTTTCAGCTGAGATTGCGTCCCTGGCGCTTGAGATAGGCTGGCGCAGCATCTTCTTCACCAACAAGATAC CTGCAGAAGCTGATCAGCCGCAGGAGGCTTAG
- the LOC115058166 gene encoding probable flap endonuclease 1 homolog — translation MGITKLAELIRSDAPDAVSYKDISQYTGNIIALDTSIVVNQFRAATPTLSPLTGIFFRTLTFLEHGIKPVFVFDGKPPGEKAAVLEKRAQVAGWSFPNLDGTASSQTKECFELLTLLGVPFIQAPGDAEAMCAWLVRKGIVHAVASEDMDSLPFGANILVRQLNAKKDSEVIEYSLPKLLEKLQISHEEFVDLCILLGCDYCDKIAGLGPKRALTLIQKHRTIENVVLHINRKTYSVPQIWKYREARKLFLDMPQFDTPELTWTEPDEEALVNFLCHIKHVNVNRVRSRMEKFRKTQKEREMERAVGGGRQTRMEDFFRVTRKREQRVEAANSSTSKAKKAKST, via the exons ATGGGGATCACTAAACTGGCAGAATTGATACGCTCAGATGCTCCTGATGCCGTTTCTTATAAAGACATCAGTCAGTATACAG GAAACATTATTGCACTGGATACCTCTATCGTTGTGAACCAGTTCAGAGCAGCGACACCTACTCTGAG CCCCCTGACAGGCATTTTCTTCCGCACACTTACCTTCCTGGAACATGGCATAAAaccagtgtttgtgtttgatggaaAGCCTCCAGGAGAAAAGGCAGCTGTT CTTGAGAAACGAGCTCAGGTGGCTGGTTGGAGTTTCCCCAACCTTGACGGCACAG CATCATCCCAAACAAAGGAATGTTTCGAGCTCCTGACACTCCTCGGTGTACCGTTCATCCAG GCTCCAGGGGACGCTGAGGCAATGTGTGCCTGGCTAGTGAGAAAGGGGATTGTTCATGCTGTGGCATCAGAGGACATGGATTCTCTGCCATTTGGAGCCAATATTCTTGTTCGTCAGCTGAATGCCAAGAAGGACAG TGAAGTCATTGAATACTCTCTACCTAAACTGTTGGAGAAACTACAAATTAGTCATGAGGAG TTTGTTGACCTGTGTATTTTGTTGGGCTGTGACTACTGTGACAAGATAGCTGGTTTGGGTCCAAAGAGAGCACTGACGCTGATCCAGAAGCATCGCACTATTGAGAATGTGGTTTTACATATCAACAGAAAG ACCTATTCTGTGCCTCAAATTTGGAAGTACAGAGAAGCTCGGAAGTTATTCCTGGATATGCCACAGTTTGACACCCCCGAATTAACTTGGACTGAACCGGATGAAGAAGCCTTGGTTAATTTTCTTTGTCACATCAAACATGTAAA TGTGAATAGGGTTCGCAGTCGAATGGAGAAGTTCCGTAAGACACAGAAGGAACGGGAAATGGAAAGAGCAGTGGGAGGTGGCAGGCAAACCAGAATGGAGGACTTCTTCAGAGTTACCAGAAAGAGGGAGCAG CGCGTAGAAGCTGCAAACTCTTCAACCAGCAAGGCGAAGAAGGCAAAGTCAACCTAG